The following coding sequences lie in one Streptomyces venezuelae genomic window:
- the tmk gene encoding dTMP kinase, whose product MTRAEQPTAGNPAPDDALVADSRERAVRALLRVPQLKRLWSAHLVGSVGDALALLVLVILALQSAIAEAAFGGGYRGVALAVTAVFGARVLATLLFGAVLLGPLTSLTSPGGPLDRRWTMVGADGVRAALLVVAPLWIDWTPDNALAMILVTSFVVGVAERFWTVAKESAAPALLPAPPLEGATVRPLPDHMDALRRLSLRTGFLALPLAAAALVAITLVGNLLGAGLDWFELHQAGLASFVAAGLFAASLSILYFLELPRTQTPRARSPLEGLRRPRTGTGTDKGRTGAIPLFVTACAAVAGAVAAAVAVAVLHAKDLGGGPVTYGLIVLALTGGTAVGIRTAPFLLPTLSRRRLLALAIALTGIALLVAGLVPDVTTVLLLLALSGVSAGVAANIGHALLDQEVEDYRRARTTEHLHAVVRLTLALGALLAPVVAALIGPHRMVNGKFVFDHGGAAFTLMLVGALLLPVAALVLAKADDRQGVPLRHDLLDALRGGDDPAQAPCATGFFIALEGGDGAGKSTQAEALAEWIRAKGHEVVVTREPGATPVGKRLRSILLDVSSAGLSHRSEALLYAADRAEHVDTVVRPALERGAVVISDRYIDSSVAYQGAGRDLSPTEIARINRWATGGLVPNLTCLLDVSPEAARERFTEAPDRLESEPAEFHARVRSGFLTLAAADLGRYLIVDASQEPEAVTTVIRHRLDLVLPLSEAEVKAQEEARKAAEEEARRKAEEEAARKAEEERLERERQEQLAKLRAEEEERKRRELEEAQRREAERQAEEARKRAEEARRKAEEEKARLLAEEKLRAAEEARRKREAEEEARLRAEAEERRLEKQRKAEEALLRAEEARRLAAASAAAATAAAAPAAPVRKAPAAAPAAPEKKGPDPEKKAPASEKKAPAPAQKAPATPSVPDNETTVPTPVVKPPAGAADETAVLPAIGTDAGAEGPSAEDTAVLPRATEPAGAADETAVLPAVGQDKVPPGYFRDERPAAEPASSLDGANDRTRELPQVDERGVPRHGASDWAEETPLDDLPSLADELLGSHEDEDEDDRDGGRRGRRGRRDR is encoded by the coding sequence ATGACGCGTGCCGAGCAGCCAACGGCCGGAAACCCGGCCCCCGACGACGCCCTGGTCGCAGATTCCCGAGAGCGTGCCGTCCGCGCCTTGCTGCGCGTACCGCAGCTGAAGAGGTTGTGGAGCGCCCATCTCGTCGGCAGTGTCGGCGACGCGCTCGCGCTCCTCGTCCTGGTGATCCTCGCGCTCCAGTCGGCCATCGCCGAAGCCGCCTTCGGGGGCGGCTATCGCGGTGTCGCCCTCGCCGTGACCGCCGTCTTCGGAGCACGCGTCCTCGCGACGCTGCTCTTCGGAGCGGTGCTTCTGGGCCCGCTCACCTCGCTCACCTCTCCGGGTGGTCCGCTCGACCGCCGCTGGACGATGGTCGGCGCCGACGGAGTGCGTGCCGCGCTTCTCGTCGTCGCACCCCTGTGGATCGACTGGACCCCGGACAACGCCCTCGCGATGATCCTGGTGACGTCCTTCGTGGTCGGCGTCGCCGAGCGCTTCTGGACCGTCGCCAAGGAGAGCGCGGCGCCCGCGCTGCTGCCCGCGCCGCCCCTGGAGGGCGCGACGGTACGGCCGCTGCCGGACCACATGGACGCGCTGCGGCGCCTGTCCCTGCGTACGGGATTCCTGGCGCTGCCCCTCGCGGCCGCGGCCCTCGTCGCCATCACCCTCGTCGGCAACCTCCTCGGCGCGGGCCTCGACTGGTTCGAGCTGCATCAGGCCGGGCTCGCCTCCTTCGTGGCGGCCGGTCTCTTCGCCGCGTCCCTGTCGATCCTGTACTTCCTCGAACTTCCCCGTACGCAGACGCCCCGCGCGCGCAGCCCGCTCGAGGGCCTGCGCAGGCCGCGTACCGGCACCGGCACCGACAAGGGCCGCACCGGCGCCATCCCGCTCTTCGTCACGGCCTGCGCCGCCGTCGCCGGGGCCGTCGCGGCCGCCGTCGCCGTCGCCGTGCTGCACGCCAAGGACCTCGGCGGCGGGCCCGTCACGTACGGCCTGATCGTGCTCGCCCTGACCGGCGGCACGGCCGTCGGCATCCGCACCGCGCCGTTCCTGCTGCCCACGCTCTCGCGCCGCAGGCTCCTCGCGCTCGCCATCGCCCTCACCGGCATCGCGCTGCTCGTCGCAGGGCTCGTGCCCGACGTGACGACCGTGCTGCTGCTCCTGGCCCTCTCCGGGGTCAGCGCGGGCGTCGCCGCGAACATCGGCCACGCGCTGCTCGACCAGGAGGTCGAGGACTACCGCAGGGCCCGTACGACGGAACACCTCCACGCGGTCGTACGCCTCACCCTCGCGCTCGGCGCCCTGCTCGCCCCGGTCGTGGCCGCCCTCATCGGGCCGCACCGCATGGTCAACGGCAAGTTCGTCTTCGACCACGGCGGCGCCGCGTTCACGCTCATGCTGGTCGGCGCGCTGCTGCTGCCGGTGGCCGCGCTGGTCCTGGCCAAGGCCGACGACCGGCAGGGCGTACCGCTCCGGCACGACCTGCTCGACGCGCTGCGCGGCGGCGACGACCCGGCGCAGGCGCCCTGCGCCACCGGCTTCTTCATCGCCCTCGAGGGCGGCGACGGCGCCGGCAAGTCGACCCAGGCCGAGGCGCTCGCCGAGTGGATCCGCGCCAAGGGACACGAAGTCGTCGTCACGCGCGAGCCGGGCGCCACGCCTGTCGGCAAGCGGCTGCGATCGATCCTCCTCGACGTGTCGTCCGCGGGTCTGTCGCACCGCTCCGAAGCGCTCCTGTACGCCGCCGACCGCGCGGAGCACGTCGACACCGTCGTGCGCCCCGCCCTCGAACGCGGTGCCGTGGTCATCTCCGACCGCTACATCGACTCGTCCGTCGCCTACCAGGGCGCAGGACGTGACCTGTCGCCGACCGAGATCGCCCGCATCAACCGCTGGGCGACCGGCGGTCTCGTACCGAACCTGACGTGCCTGCTCGACGTGTCGCCCGAGGCCGCCCGCGAGCGGTTCACGGAGGCCCCCGACCGGCTGGAGTCCGAGCCCGCCGAGTTCCACGCGCGCGTGCGCTCCGGTTTCCTGACGCTGGCCGCCGCCGATCTGGGGCGCTATCTGATCGTCGACGCCTCCCAGGAGCCGGAGGCCGTCACGACCGTGATCCGGCACCGGCTCGACCTCGTACTGCCGCTCTCCGAAGCCGAGGTGAAGGCTCAGGAGGAGGCCCGCAAGGCCGCCGAGGAGGAGGCCAGGCGCAAGGCCGAGGAAGAGGCCGCGCGCAAGGCCGAGGAGGAGCGTCTGGAGCGCGAGCGCCAGGAGCAGCTCGCCAAGCTCCGTGCCGAGGAGGAGGAGCGCAAGCGGCGCGAGCTGGAGGAGGCCCAGCGCCGGGAGGCCGAGCGGCAGGCCGAGGAGGCCAGGAAGCGTGCCGAGGAGGCGCGGCGCAAGGCCGAGGAGGAGAAGGCCAGGCTGCTCGCCGAGGAGAAGCTGCGGGCTGCCGAGGAGGCGCGGCGCAAGCGCGAGGCCGAGGAAGAGGCGCGGCTGCGCGCCGAGGCGGAGGAGCGGCGGCTCGAGAAGCAGCGGAAGGCCGAGGAGGCGCTGCTGCGGGCGGAGGAGGCGCGGCGGTTGGCTGCGGCTTCCGCGGCCGCGGCTACGGCGGCTGCGGCTCCGGCTGCTCCCGTGCGCAAGGCGCCGGCTGCGGCTCCGGCGGCTCCCGAGAAGAAGGGCCCCGATCCCGAGAAGAAGGCCCCCGCTTCTGAAAAGAAGGCCCCTGCTCCTGCGCAGAAGGCTCCGGCCACGCCGTCCGTGCCCGACAACGAGACCACCGTGCCGACGCCCGTGGTGAAGCCCCCGGCCGGTGCCGCCGACGAGACGGCCGTGCTGCCCGCGATCGGCACGGATGCCGGTGCCGAGGGGCCGAGCGCGGAGGACACCGCGGTGCTGCCGCGGGCGACCGAGCCCGCCGGTGCCGCGGACGAGACGGCCGTGCTGCCCGCCGTGGGGCAGGACAAGGTGCCGCCGGGGTACTTCCGGGACGAGCGGCCCGCCGCCGAGCCCGCGTCCTCGCTCGACGGCGCCAACGACCGGACGCGCGAGCTGCCGCAGGTCGACGAGCGGGGCGTGCCCCGGCATGGGGCCTCCGACTGGGCCGAGGAGACGCCGCTGGACGACCTGCCGTCGCTCGCGGACGAACTGCTCGGGTCGCACGAGGACGAGGACGAGGACGACCGTGATGGTGGCCGACGGGGACGGCGCGGTCGTCGCGACCGCTGA
- a CDS encoding DNA polymerase III subunit delta', whose amino-acid sequence MSVWDDLVGQERVSEQLGAAARDADALVTAAGTDTPPPESSKMTHAWLFTGPPGSGRATAARAFAAALQCTSPDRALGGAPGCGFCDGCHTALIGTHADVEVVRTDMLSIGVKETRELVRRAQLSPAVGRWQVIVLEDADRLTEGAGNVLLKAVEEPAPRTVWLLCAPSLEDVLPTIRSRCRHLTLRTPPVDAVADMLVRRDGIEPDVAAAAARATQGHIDRARRLATDPRARERRNAVLKLPLRVEEIGGCLKAAQELIDTATEDAKQVVEEVDVKETDELKAALGAAQGGRMPRGTAGAMKELEDKQKRRRTRTQRDSLDLALTDLTALYRDVLALQLGSQVAIANTEVQDMLQRLALAAAPEATLRRIEAISACRTALDRNVAPLLAVEAMTVALRAG is encoded by the coding sequence ATGAGCGTGTGGGACGACCTGGTGGGGCAGGAGCGGGTGAGCGAGCAGCTGGGCGCCGCCGCCCGGGACGCCGACGCGCTGGTGACCGCGGCCGGGACGGACACACCGCCTCCGGAGTCGTCGAAGATGACGCACGCCTGGCTCTTCACGGGCCCGCCCGGCTCCGGGCGCGCCACCGCCGCGCGTGCCTTCGCCGCCGCCCTGCAGTGCACCAGCCCGGACCGCGCGCTCGGCGGCGCCCCCGGCTGCGGGTTCTGCGACGGCTGCCACACCGCCCTGATCGGCACCCACGCCGACGTGGAGGTGGTCCGCACGGACATGCTCTCCATCGGTGTGAAGGAGACCCGCGAACTCGTCCGGCGCGCACAGCTGTCGCCCGCCGTCGGCCGGTGGCAGGTCATCGTCCTGGAGGACGCCGACCGCCTCACCGAAGGCGCGGGGAACGTCCTCCTCAAGGCCGTCGAAGAGCCCGCCCCGCGCACGGTGTGGCTGCTCTGCGCGCCCTCCCTGGAGGACGTGCTCCCGACGATCCGTTCGCGCTGCCGGCACCTGACGCTGCGTACGCCTCCCGTGGACGCGGTCGCCGACATGCTCGTCCGCAGGGACGGCATCGAGCCGGACGTGGCGGCGGCCGCGGCGCGCGCCACCCAGGGGCACATCGACCGCGCGCGACGCCTCGCGACCGACCCACGCGCGCGTGAGCGCAGGAACGCAGTCCTGAAGCTGCCGCTGCGGGTGGAGGAGATCGGCGGCTGTCTGAAGGCCGCGCAGGAACTCATCGACACGGCGACCGAGGACGCGAAGCAGGTCGTCGAGGAAGTCGACGTCAAGGAGACCGACGAGCTGAAGGCGGCGCTCGGCGCGGCGCAGGGCGGCCGGATGCCGCGGGGCACGGCCGGTGCGATGAAGGAGCTGGAGGACAAGCAGAAGCGGCGCAGGACGCGTACGCAGCGCGACAGCCTCGACCTCGCGCTCACCGACCTGACCGCCCTCTACAGAGACGTGCTCGCCCTGCAGCTCGGCTCGCAGGTGGCCATCGCCAACACCGAGGTCCAGGACATGCTGCAGCGCCTGGCGCTTGCCGCCGCGCCCGAGGCCACGCTCCGTCGCATCGAGGCGATCAGCGCCTGCCGCACCGCCCTCGACCGCAACGTGGCGCCGCTGCTCGCGGTGGAGGCGATGACGGTGGCGCTGCGGGCCGGCTGA
- a CDS encoding alpha/beta hydrolase, with the protein MDISSRGRSGRPRNRRRSRHLPLRTGGIVLVAAGLLISGCSNGSSPADASLASLSRSTPAELSPYYGQKLSWRDCGAPGFQCASMKVPLDYAKPAAGDIQLAVSRKQATKKKGRLGSLLVNPGGPGGSAIGYLQSYAALGYPAEVRARYDMVAVDPRGVARSEPVTCLEGERMDAWTQTDVTPDDRREADDLRTAFQSFASGCKERSAKVLPHVSTVEAARDMDVVRSVLGDDKLTYVGASYGTFLGATYAELYPERVGRLVLDGAMDPSLSARRMNREQTAGFETAFRSFAKDCASRGKECPLGAGSPEDAGKRLKAFFGELDRKPLLIGGSGGRRLGEALGTTGVIAAMYDEAGWPQLRDALTSAMKNKDGSGLLALSDGYYERDGDGKYANLMFANAAVNCLDLPPAFASPAEVRKGVSSFREASPVFGEGLAWSSLNCAYWPVRATGEAHRIEAKGAAPILVAGTTRDPATPYRWAKALASQLSSGHLLTYDGDGHTAYGRGSECVDSTINAYLLKGTVPKDGKRCS; encoded by the coding sequence ATGGACATCAGCAGTCGCGGTCGCAGCGGTCGCCCCCGTAACCGTCGCCGCAGCCGTCATCTCCCCCTGCGTACGGGCGGCATCGTGCTCGTGGCCGCGGGGCTGCTCATCTCCGGTTGCTCGAACGGGAGTTCACCGGCGGATGCCTCCCTGGCGTCGCTGTCCCGCTCGACACCGGCGGAACTCTCCCCGTACTACGGGCAGAAGCTGAGCTGGCGCGACTGCGGTGCGCCCGGGTTCCAGTGCGCGTCGATGAAGGTCCCGCTGGATTACGCGAAGCCGGCGGCGGGCGACATCCAGCTGGCGGTCTCGCGCAAGCAGGCCACGAAGAAGAAGGGCCGCCTTGGTTCGCTCCTGGTCAATCCGGGCGGGCCCGGCGGCTCGGCGATCGGGTACCTCCAGTCGTACGCGGCCCTCGGCTACCCCGCGGAGGTCCGGGCGCGCTACGACATGGTGGCCGTCGACCCGCGCGGCGTCGCCCGCAGCGAGCCCGTGACCTGCCTCGAGGGCGAGCGCATGGACGCGTGGACACAGACCGACGTCACGCCGGACGACCGCCGCGAGGCCGACGACCTGCGCACCGCCTTCCAGTCGTTCGCGTCCGGCTGCAAGGAGCGGTCGGCCAAGGTCCTGCCGCACGTCTCCACGGTCGAGGCGGCCCGCGACATGGACGTCGTGCGGTCGGTCCTGGGCGACGACAAACTGACATACGTGGGCGCCTCGTACGGGACGTTCCTCGGCGCGACGTACGCCGAGCTGTACCCGGAGCGGGTGGGCCGGCTCGTCCTGGACGGCGCGATGGACCCGTCGCTGTCCGCGCGCCGCATGAACCGCGAGCAGACCGCCGGCTTCGAGACGGCGTTCCGCTCCTTCGCGAAGGACTGCGCGTCGAGGGGGAAGGAGTGCCCCCTGGGTGCGGGGAGCCCCGAGGACGCGGGCAAGCGCCTCAAAGCGTTCTTCGGCGAGCTGGACCGCAAGCCGCTGCTCATCGGGGGCAGCGGCGGCAGGCGGCTCGGCGAGGCGCTCGGCACGACGGGCGTGATCGCGGCGATGTACGACGAGGCGGGCTGGCCCCAGCTGCGGGACGCGCTCACCTCGGCGATGAAGAACAAGGACGGCTCGGGCCTGCTCGCCCTCTCCGACGGCTACTACGAGCGGGACGGCGACGGAAAGTACGCGAACCTGATGTTCGCCAACGCGGCCGTGAACTGTCTGGACCTCCCGCCCGCGTTCGCTTCCCCCGCGGAGGTGCGGAAGGGCGTCTCCTCCTTCCGCGAGGCCTCCCCGGTCTTCGGTGAGGGCCTCGCGTGGTCCTCGCTGAACTGCGCGTACTGGCCGGTCCGCGCCACGGGCGAGGCCCACCGCATCGAGGCGAAGGGCGCGGCGCCGATCCTGGTGGCCGGCACGACCCGCGACCCGGCGACCCCCTACCGCTGGGCCAAGGCCCTCGCCTCCCAGCTCTCCTCCGGCCACCTCCTCACCTACGACGGCGACGGCCACACGGCGTACGGCCGCGGCAGCGAGTGCGTCGACTCGACGATCAACGCCTACCTCCTGAAGGGCACCGTCCCCAAGGACGGAAAGCGCTGCTCATAG
- a CDS encoding tyrosine-type recombinase/integrase has protein sequence MSPRKANQESTIYFGDDGWWHGRVTMGVLPDGSPDRRHRMARTEPAVRRKVRELEKLRDEGRATKAGRKPTVGQWMETYLTDIASLKLKPRSLDDYWSKTRNDIIPGVGRHRIDKLQPEHLEQMYRAMLDAGRAPSHVVKVHRILSRALKIAHRRRMIGENVATLVDPPSIDETEANPFTKEEATAFLEAAAKRPTFMRWIVGVGMGFRQGETLGLRWPYVDLQAELFHPQWQLQRLTWRHGCGDPHACGGRLHRFEPCPPDCTTHKDYKRGCPKPCTAKCVKHASICPDRKGGGLVFTRPKTKKSTNPVPIPAAFIPYLLAHKAQQEELREAAGELWQEHEAVFTRPDGRPIDPRDDWEEFKDLLVEAGIDDRRLYDGSRHTAGTILNELGVDMPTIMEILRHTQISQTRRYVKGRSHLSKDAMRRMGETFMPPVSVILPRIESSPAAAPEESAPTETRTETGDTRAARARRRRRIR, from the coding sequence ATGAGCCCCCGCAAGGCCAACCAGGAATCCACCATCTACTTCGGCGACGACGGATGGTGGCACGGTCGCGTCACCATGGGTGTGCTGCCCGACGGAAGCCCCGACCGCCGCCACCGCATGGCACGCACCGAACCCGCGGTGCGCCGCAAGGTCCGCGAGCTCGAAAAGCTCCGCGACGAGGGACGCGCGACGAAGGCCGGCCGCAAGCCCACCGTCGGCCAGTGGATGGAGACCTACCTGACCGACATCGCGAGCCTGAAGCTCAAGCCCCGCTCCCTCGACGACTACTGGTCCAAGACCCGCAACGACATCATCCCCGGCGTCGGTCGCCACCGCATCGACAAGTTGCAGCCTGAGCACCTGGAACAGATGTACCGCGCGATGCTCGACGCGGGACGCGCCCCGTCACACGTGGTCAAGGTTCACCGCATCCTGTCGCGGGCCCTGAAGATTGCCCATCGTCGACGGATGATCGGCGAGAACGTCGCCACCCTGGTCGATCCGCCGAGCATCGACGAGACCGAAGCGAACCCATTCACCAAGGAAGAGGCCACGGCGTTCCTGGAAGCGGCGGCCAAGCGACCCACATTCATGCGGTGGATCGTCGGCGTCGGCATGGGCTTCCGCCAAGGCGAGACGCTGGGCCTGCGCTGGCCCTACGTCGACCTCCAGGCCGAACTGTTCCACCCCCAGTGGCAGCTTCAGCGGCTCACCTGGCGGCACGGCTGCGGCGACCCGCACGCCTGCGGTGGACGCCTGCACCGCTTCGAGCCGTGCCCGCCGGACTGCACCACCCACAAGGACTACAAGCGCGGTTGCCCGAAGCCGTGCACCGCGAAGTGCGTCAAGCACGCGAGCATCTGCCCCGACCGCAAGGGCGGCGGTCTCGTCTTCACCCGCCCCAAGACCAAGAAGAGCACGAACCCAGTACCGATCCCGGCCGCATTCATCCCCTACCTGCTCGCACACAAGGCACAGCAGGAGGAGCTTCGGGAGGCGGCCGGTGAACTCTGGCAGGAGCACGAGGCCGTGTTTACTCGCCCCGACGGGCGCCCCATCGACCCCCGCGACGACTGGGAGGAATTCAAAGATCTCCTCGTCGAGGCGGGTATCGACGACCGCCGCCTCTACGACGGAAGCCGCCACACCGCCGGCACCATCCTCAACGAGCTGGGCGTCGACATGCCCACGATCATGGAAATCCTGCGGCACACCCAGATCAGCCAGACCCGGCGCTACGTCAAGGGCCGGTCCCACCTCTCCAAGGACGCGATGCGTCGGATGGGCGAGACCTTCATGCCGCCCGTGTCCGTGATCTTGCCCCGCATAGAGAGCAGCCCGGCAGCGGCCCCCGAGGAATCCGCCCCTACTGAGACTAGAACTGAGACTGGAGACACCCGCGCGGCCCGCGCCCGCCGCCGACGCCGCATCCGCTGA
- a CDS encoding helix-turn-helix domain-containing protein: protein MSTAIAAPVDRLLYKPEEAAEALAIGRSTVYELMAEGALKYIKLGRTRRIRRSDLETYVATLSPLPN, encoded by the coding sequence ATGAGCACCGCGATCGCTGCTCCCGTCGACCGACTTCTGTACAAGCCCGAAGAGGCCGCCGAAGCCCTCGCCATCGGCCGCTCCACGGTCTACGAGCTGATGGCCGAAGGCGCCTTGAAGTACATCAAGTTGGGCCGCACACGCCGCATCCGCCGCTCCGACCTCGAAACCTACGTAGCAACCCTCTCTCCCCTGCCCAACTGA
- a CDS encoding ATP-binding protein, which yields MSEDEKNPAREVITDYAQSHFRYFRTADGTVYAQRKGHPVARPIRSQGTTGSHRQELMVGLFRDGVGVFNGTALKEALDLIEALALTEQVQPTHIRVAPGFDGATWLDLGRDDGQSVRIHPTGWDIRVPDPEEVCWRRTQLTGELPIPAKDTNGKGLDLLLRLCNFADAQTECLAIAWLIGCLGPSVPVPAPFLTGPQGAGKSTGGRMLIRIIEGMSGDLRRAPKDEENMITAVAAGWITALDNLSHLPPDLSDLMCCVITGAESIKRALFTDGDVVRSRYRRPMLLTGIDVGVIRPDLAERLLTLRLERPRVRRTEAELWAEYAEILPTVLGSLLDLTVKVRAAEAETPTDLRMADFAHLCAKLDAAMGFGTLAAYRASLDDLNDDVIEGDLLAQTVLRYAAGLAPGEEERMASAEWLHCLTTLYSGEECRPLPKGWPTTGKVLSDRLRRIQPTLAARGVLVEWGRTRAARYIELSRPPLSPPHEQQTTF from the coding sequence ATGTCCGAGGACGAGAAGAACCCCGCCCGCGAGGTCATCACCGACTACGCGCAGAGCCACTTCCGGTACTTCCGCACCGCCGACGGCACCGTCTACGCCCAGAGGAAAGGCCACCCCGTCGCCCGCCCGATCCGCTCCCAGGGCACGACCGGCAGCCACCGCCAAGAACTCATGGTCGGCCTCTTCCGCGACGGGGTCGGCGTCTTCAACGGAACCGCCCTCAAGGAGGCGTTGGACTTGATCGAAGCACTCGCCCTGACCGAGCAGGTACAGCCCACCCACATCCGCGTGGCCCCCGGCTTCGACGGCGCCACCTGGCTCGACCTGGGCCGCGACGACGGGCAATCAGTGCGCATCCACCCCACCGGCTGGGACATCCGCGTCCCCGACCCCGAAGAGGTCTGCTGGCGCCGCACCCAGCTCACCGGCGAACTCCCCATCCCCGCAAAGGACACCAACGGCAAGGGCCTGGATCTGCTGCTGCGGCTGTGCAACTTCGCCGACGCCCAGACCGAATGCCTGGCCATCGCCTGGCTCATCGGCTGCCTGGGACCCTCCGTCCCGGTGCCGGCGCCCTTCCTCACCGGCCCGCAGGGCGCGGGCAAGTCGACCGGCGGACGGATGCTCATCCGCATCATCGAGGGAATGAGCGGCGACCTGCGCCGCGCCCCCAAGGACGAAGAGAACATGATCACGGCCGTGGCCGCCGGATGGATCACCGCTCTCGACAACCTCTCGCACCTGCCCCCGGACCTGTCCGACCTCATGTGCTGCGTCATCACAGGAGCCGAGAGCATCAAGCGCGCCCTCTTCACCGACGGCGACGTCGTACGCTCCCGCTACCGCCGCCCGATGCTGCTCACCGGCATCGACGTCGGCGTCATCCGCCCCGACCTCGCCGAACGCCTCCTGACCCTGCGCCTGGAACGCCCCCGGGTGCGGCGCACCGAAGCGGAGCTCTGGGCGGAGTACGCCGAGATCCTGCCCACCGTCCTCGGCTCGCTCCTCGACCTCACCGTCAAGGTCCGCGCGGCCGAAGCCGAGACGCCGACCGACCTGCGCATGGCCGACTTCGCGCACCTGTGCGCGAAGCTCGACGCGGCCATGGGCTTCGGGACGCTGGCCGCCTACCGGGCCAGCTTGGACGACCTGAACGACGACGTCATCGAAGGCGACCTGCTCGCGCAGACCGTCCTTCGGTACGCCGCCGGGCTCGCCCCGGGCGAAGAGGAGCGGATGGCGTCGGCCGAGTGGCTGCACTGCCTCACCACCCTCTACAGCGGTGAGGAATGCCGCCCCCTGCCCAAGGGCTGGCCCACCACCGGCAAGGTGCTCTCCGACCGGCTACGGCGCATCCAGCCCACCCTGGCCGCTCGCGGCGTCCTGGTCGAGTGGGGCCGCACCCGCGCCGCCCGCTACATCGAACTCAGCCGTCCGCCCCTGTCCCCGCCGCACGAGCAGCAGACCACGTTCTGA
- a CDS encoding bifunctional DNA primase/polymerase — protein MTQPTDVRGERLQAALSLAISGAPVLPLRAGKTPFGNCPSCADNACGGRPNMKTPGPCTCPAPCHGWAAATTDPNIISSHIWREAWLSASAIAYHPGGAGLTVVDLDDADAIAWARTNLPATRTVPTTRGEHWIYLGAMQSANAVRPGVDIKSTMAYARWLGTGTGTITALPDAVRALTAKSSPVRTMAQAVTAPAPVGDGPCPHRTPTYLTRGLAMAEQRITQATTGVHATVYRTFLAVLAKHGRCGCLTDAHVTRLFAAAQAKGETSRHCTDAWTNARTSLGL, from the coding sequence ATGACGCAACCCACCGATGTTCGGGGAGAGCGCCTGCAGGCCGCTCTTTCCCTCGCAATCTCCGGGGCGCCGGTCCTGCCTTTGCGGGCCGGGAAGACACCCTTCGGCAACTGCCCCAGCTGCGCGGACAACGCGTGCGGCGGCCGACCGAACATGAAGACCCCCGGCCCCTGCACCTGCCCCGCCCCCTGCCACGGATGGGCCGCCGCGACCACCGACCCGAACATCATCAGCTCCCATATCTGGCGCGAAGCGTGGCTGAGCGCGAGCGCGATTGCGTACCACCCGGGCGGGGCGGGACTGACAGTCGTGGACCTGGACGACGCCGACGCCATCGCTTGGGCCCGCACGAACCTGCCCGCCACCCGTACCGTGCCCACCACCCGCGGCGAACACTGGATCTACCTCGGGGCGATGCAGTCCGCCAACGCGGTCCGCCCCGGCGTCGACATCAAGTCGACCATGGCCTACGCCCGCTGGCTCGGCACCGGCACCGGCACCATCACCGCCCTGCCGGATGCCGTCCGCGCCCTCACCGCGAAGTCCTCCCCGGTCCGGACCATGGCCCAGGCCGTCACCGCGCCCGCGCCGGTCGGGGACGGCCCGTGCCCGCACCGCACCCCGACCTACCTGACCCGTGGCCTGGCCATGGCCGAGCAGCGCATCACCCAGGCCACCACCGGCGTGCACGCCACCGTCTACCGCACCTTCCTGGCCGTGCTCGCCAAACACGGCCGGTGCGGCTGCCTCACCGACGCCCACGTCACGCGTCTGTTCGCCGCCGCGCAGGCCAAGGGCGAGACGTCCCGACACTGCACCGACGCATGGACCAACGCCCGCACCTCGCTGGGGCTGTGA